GAATTGTGAGCGATGGGTATGGACACGTTCGATCTCGATCTGTTGGCAGCTGAAGATCAGTTAGATGAGGAGGATGTCGAGAATCGAGTTGTTCTCGGAATACTCGATGGAACGACGCCACCAAGCGAGTGGATCGGTTCCATTCGGGACGGATACGTGCTCGTCCTCGCTATCGAAGGAGATCTAAACGAACTCGCCGCTGATTTCGCTCGCACGATCAAGGATATGGGTGGTCATCTCGTTCATTTCCGGGGATTTCTCATCATCACACCACCGGGAATTCACGTGGACACCGACCAGCTATGAGCTGCGTCGTTTGTCACTGCCTCCAGCCGTGTGCAGCCCCGTTGCTCCGGTTCTCCGGGCGTCATCAGTTCATCGGGAGTGACTCAACGGAGTGTGAGCCGGTGTCCGTCTGGATCGGTCACGCGAACGCCGTCTTCGAGGGACTCGACATTCAGGGGGGACTCCACTCGGTTGAGCACGGTTGTCGGTGACTGATCACCGCTTTCGATCCCGAAATCCACATGGACGCCACCGCGTGCGTTGGCGATCCCGAGCTGTGGCTCCCAGAGCTCGATGTCGAATTCGCCCGTCGAAAGACGCGTTCGCCGTCGATCATCTCCCCGATCGACGATCGTGAACCCGATCGCCTCGTAGAACGACTCGGCGCGATCCAGATCCTCGACCTCTAGTACGATCTCGAACACGCCGGTGATTCCCTCACCAGTGTCGTCGGTCGATTGACCGATCTCCACGCAGTTTCCGTCGGGATCGTAAAAGTACAACGACTTCCCGGTCGGGAACTCGGCTTCAGTGAGATCGAACGGCGTCGAGAGTCGATCCCACCAGTCGTCATACTCGGTGGCCGGTGTTGAAACGGCGAAATGGGTGTGTATCCCTCCTCGTGGGACCGACGTCGGCCGCCGAAATACGATATCTGTCGTCCCTGCCCCGAGAACGATCTCCGTTTCGTGTTCGCTGCGAACAGGGAGATCCAGATGTCGCTGGTAGAATGCCACTGATCGGTCGAGCTGCTTGACTTCGAGTGCGAGCCACCGTAATGACCACGACATAGTTAGTGTATGTATCGTACAAATATATACTAATGGAGGTACGGTCAGATACAACTGAGCGACTGCGGACGATCGTACAAACATTAAGCCTCGTGGTGTTTTTCTACTGACTACTACGATGCTGGGTGATGCGCTCGGGTTTCCGACGGCTCGGTCAGGGTGGCAAAAGACGGTCGGTGTCGGTGGAATCTTGCTCGCAGTGGTGCAGTTTGGAGTCAGGGGTGTGGTTCGATTCAGCTCGTGGGGACGGTCTCTCGCTTTCGATTCTGTCTCGATCGCTGTCGTTCTCACCACGGTCGTAGTGGTACTTTCGGGAGTCGTTCTCGTAGGCTATCACGTTCGGGTGTTTCGATCGGCGATCACCGTCGATCCTGTGCTTCCGTCATTTCGGCCGGTAAGAGGACTGCTCTGTACTGGGCTGGAGCTTTGTCTCGTCGTGTTCGTCTACTGGGCCGGATTTGGGACCGTGCTCGTCGGACTGGGCTGGGCCGTGATCGGTGGCGGGTCGCATTCGACTATCGGCGACCCGACTGGAGCCACTGGGGCACTTTCTCCGGCCGAACGGATCACCGGACTCACGATCGCACTGATCGCCGTCGTACTCGCGTATGCCTCGATAGTGGCGACAGCGCGGTTCGCCCACGTCGGTCACGCTCGGTCGGCTATCGCGGTGCGTTCGGTCCTGAGCGTAATGTTCACGTCCGAGTTCTTCGTCGGATTCGTGCTCTGGTCTGGGATCCTACTGGTGCTCGGCGGGGTGGGTGTCGTCCTCGTGTCGATCGCCGCGGGGCTGTTCGTCGTGTTTTATGCCACCGTAGCCGCGACGTACGCGCTCGGACGTGGATACCAGGCAGCGATCGATCCAGTCACGAAGTAAGCGAGGATGGAGACACGCTCGCATTGGAACAGTAAGCACTTCCCGATTACTCCGGTAGATCAGGTATGCGAATCACCCACCGGGAGCACGTGGAGGGCGAGCGCGAGCGCGAGCGGATCACGGTCGTGCCCGAGAGCACTGACGACCTGTGGCATCTTTCGAACGTGCTCGAACCCGGTGACGCCGTCGGAGGGGACACACACCGGCGCGTCAGACGCGACGACGACCAGCTCCGGGACACGGGCGGCGAGCGCGAGCACATGTACGCCACCGTCGAAGTCGAATCGGTCGAGTTCGCGCGCTTTGCTAACCGGTTACGTGTCTCCGGTGTGATCGTCGACTGTTCTCGGGAGGACCAACTCGACTTTCACCACACGCTGAACGTCGAGGAAAACGAGGAAATCGAGATCACGAAACGCTGGAAACCGGACCAACTCGATCGGCTCACAGAAGCCGTCGAAGCGAGCGAGAACCCCGATGTGGCTATCGCGACTGTTGAGGAGGGGGCTGCCCACGTCCACACCGTCGCACAGTACGGTGCCGAGGAACGCACGTCGCTCACTGGTCCGACGGGGAAAGGCGAATACGCCCGTTCCCGAATGGAACTGTTCGCGGAGTTGACGGCGGTGCTCTCCCGAATGGACGTCGACGCGATCATCCTCGCCGGACCGGGGTTTACGAAACAGGATGCCTACGCGTACATCGAGGAGAACGCGCGCGATCTTACAGAGCTGATCACGCTGGTCGACACCAGCGCCGTCGGTGACCGCGGCGTCCACGAGGTGTTGAAACGGGGTGCTGTTGAGGACGTGCAAGCCGAAACCCGAATCGCCCGCGAGGCCGAACTGATCGATCGATTGATGGAAGAGATCGCACAGGGAGCCAAAGCGACCTACGGAATCGACGGCGTCGCGGAGGCCGCCGAATACGGCGCCATCGAGACGTTGCTCGTCGTCGACGACCGACTGCGCGAGGAACGCGGCGGGGACGGCGACTGGAACCGGAACGTCAATGATCTCCTCGAAACGGTCGATCAGAAAGGCGGCGACATCGTGGTGTTCTCCGGAGAGTACGATCCCGGCGAACAGCTCCACAATCTCGGTGGGATCGCAGCCATCCTCCGGTACCGGTTGGAGTGAACGCTCACAGTTCGATACACAGCCCATCCCGTGCGACCTTGACGTCCCCCTCGTAGTGGCTCTGGATGGCTTCGAGCATCTCCTCGTGGTGACCGTCGGTGTGGGGATACAGATGGGTGAGCAACACCTGTCCGATGGTTCGACCAGCGAGGCTATCTCCGAGTTGGGTTGGTGTCGGATGATTCGACACGTCGATCTCGTCGGGAAACGAACAGTCGTGTGCCAACACGTCCGAGCCGTCAGCAAACGCGCCCAGGGCATCGAACGCCTCCGAATCCCCGCTAAACGTGAATGTCGAATCACCCTCCTCGAATCGGTAGGCAAGACAGTCCATCGAGTGGCGCGTCTCGATCGCTTCCACGTCGAACCCGCTACACGCGAACGATCCCGGTTCGACCTCTCGAACGGTGATCTCCACTTTGTCGTACAGGTACTCGTGTACGGACAGAAGCTCATCGAGTAACTCGCTCGTTCCGGGCGGTCCGATGACCGCTAACGGGTCAGTGCCCGCGAGCCACCGTGCTTTGAGTAATACAAGCAGATCTGACACGTGATCGAGGTGGTGGTGGGTGAGCAACACGGTCGAAATTCCCTCGTATCCGACATCGGTTCGAGCGAGGGCGTGAACCACGCCGCTTCCACAGTCGACCAGCAGCGGCCCGGATCGTCCGTCGTCGGAACCGGAATCCGTTGTCCGACAGTTCCGGTCGTGTTCGAGCAACAGACCGGTTTGGAACCGCTTCCCGTTGGGCAACGCGCTTCCAGTGCCCAGAAACGTAACGCGCATGAATGGCGTTCCACCGGGAGACGAATCAACGTACCGCTGGCAGATCGAATGCTTGCCCGATCACCAGAGCTGTCCGTTTTTCCACTCGATGTACGTCGCCCGAAGCATGATCACGAACGTCACCGCCACCACCAACAGCGAAACGGCCGCCCACACCGTGAGGAACGTACCACCGCCCGTTATCGCTAGTACGATTCCGACGTCAATCATCGGCTCCCTCCCTGACACTCGATCGTATCCGGGCCAGTCTGTCGAAATCGTACGTTTCGGGGAACAGCAGCGATCCCACGACGATAATGCCCGAGGAGACACAGAAGCAGATCGTCGTCGTCATGTACTCGGTGTTGATGGGAAGCGTCGGCGATTGCCACATCCCGATGAACGGGCCCAACGTTCCGTAGACCCCGAAGATCGAGGCCAACAACGTACCGACGAACACCGCGTCTGACGACGTTTTGTCCCAGAACGCTCCCAACACGAACGCCGGAACGTAGGCAGCGTTGATCGGCGACAGCACCACGATGATGTCTATCAGCGCCGGCTGTGTCCATCCGATGGCAATGACGAACACGCCGAACACTGCGGTTGCAACTTGTCCTGCTCGTATCATCCGTTCGTTGCTCGCTGTGGGATTGAAATGCTTGTAGTACAGTTCGTGAGCCGACAACACCGCCATGCCGTTGACCCGGGTGTCGAGGCTGCTCGAAAATGCGAGATAAACGAGAACGGCGAACGCCACCGCGACGGCGGGCGAAAACAGCCTCGTAATGATCAACGGTGCTACCTGATTGATATTTTCGATGGCTATCCCTTGGGCCCTAGCGACGAAGCCGAAGATACCTGTCAACAACGGGATGGCTGCCCACGAGATGCCGGCGATGACGTACGCCTTCGTCACCTGCGCTTCGTCGAACGCGAACAGACGTTGCCAAAACGAATTGAGCATGAGAATCAATCCAAAGAGGAAAAAGACCGCCGAAATCGTCCATAACAGCCCCTCAGGGGCCGTCAGTGACACGGTGTCCGGGTCCGATGTCGCCATCCCGCTGGCAATCTGGCTCGGAGAGACGGTGAGCAGAACCAACGGAACGAACACCAAAAGAAGGATGATGATTCCGAGGGTCTGTAGATAGTCAGTCGACAGCGACGACCGAAGCCCACCAGCAAGAATGTAAATCACCACTGGCACCGTCGCAATGAGCATCCCGACGTGGTATGGAATGTCGAACACCACCTCTAACAGCGTTCCCGCTGCGATCGGTAGCTGTGCGCTGTTCATGAAGACCAATGTGAAGAAAAACACCAAGAAGAGGTAGTAGTTTTTCTTATCGTACCGTTCCAGGAAAAAGTCCGTCACTGTCGTTCCGTCCGGCATCATCCGCCGAAGCCGCTTTGCCATCGGGGCAAAGAGTATGAGTCCCAATCCTCCCATCGCGTAGCCAATCGCCCCGAGATAGCCGAGTTCGTACGCGATCTGCGGGGCGGCGATGATCGTGCTGGCTGTCACCCACGACGCGAGGAGCGTGCCGATTCCGAGACCCAATCCCACAGACCGCCCGGCGACGGAATAGTCGTCGAAATCAGCGATTCGTCCACCTCGTGCCGAATAGAGACCGACTGAAAGTAGTATGACTGAAAATATAGACACTATTATATAGCCAGTGATTGTCTCAGCCATGGTACCTTATCGATCCGTTCGAATGCTGATAAAGACTGTCCTTAATTGGGAGATATCTTACAGTCACAGAGATATTAGGTTGGAAATCATATAATATATCTGTTAGTTGTTCAGTGGTGGTTGATAGAGCCTATAAGAGGTGGAAAGTTCAAGATAGCATACTATCCGTGCTATGAGAGTAACGATTGTGAAAACTATGTAATATGGTATACTTTATGAGGGTTACTGTGGTAGAAGCGTCGTGGTTCATGCCGGATCGTTGGTTCGGCACGGTAAACGCACGAGTAAAATAACCTAGCGCACGTCGATCGCGGTTATCTCGTAGCTTCGTCGTAGGTCCCCGTAATCGTCGTATTCATTTCCATCACCGCCGTTTCTGGTCACGAGATCGTACACTCCGAGGCGTGGCCGATTCCATGATCCGTGGGGTTGTTCTGCACTAATGAGTCCTTCCGGACTCGGAAGACCGAGACGCTCGACAGTTCGGTCGGTGGTCCGAACGGGGTATCGGAGACTACCGCCTGCGACACCGTCACGGACCGAATCCGGGAGATAGAGTGATCGAACGATGGAGACTGGAATCTCTGTATCCTCATCGAGGCAGAGGATGACCTCGTCCCCGTGATCCCGTTGGAGGAGGCAGTTGGTTATGGCATCAGGAGTCTGTGAGTTGTTTATCATGTCGGTTGTTGTATCATCGGACATCGGTAGCGGTCGGTGGCTGTTCTCGTTCGGTAGCACAGTCATTCCGTATCGTTACCCACTAGCTTCGGTGTCGCTATCGCCGACTCGGCGGAGGCTGTCGTAAGCGAACAATGCGTCGCCGTCGAGTGTGCACTGCTTGCACCCGAGACAGTCAAAGCCCTCGTCGTAGAGATCGTTGTAGGGGATGTCGTTTCGGTCGTGGTAGTTCCAGACGTCCTCGTCCGTCCAGTGGACGATGGGGTTGACACGGACGATGTCGTCTTTTCGGTCGAAGAATTCGAGTTCGTCGCGCCAGTCGTAGCTGTCTCCATCCCCTCGGCTTTCGGCGATCCGATAGCCCGTGATCCAACTGTCGTGGCCCTTGATCACGCGTTCCATCGTCTTCGATTTGAGCGTCGTACAGCACAGCTCCGGTTTGCGCCGATTCACGAGGGGACCGTGCTCTGCGACGAGGTCCTCGTAGCTCGATTCGGGCTCGTAACTCTCGAACTCCAAGTCGTATTCGGCTTCGAGTTCGTCTTTGACGGCCCACGTTTCCTCGAAATGGTTGCCGTGATTCATGAAGGCCGCTGTCGTGTCCCCGCCGAGGTCGAGACCGGCGCGCTCGGCGAGATCGAGGACTGCGTTCGAGTCCTTCCCGAAACTGCACGCGAACACCGGCGTCTCGAATCCGTCTTTGATTTTCTCACACACCGCTAGAGACTGTTCTATCTTCGTGTCGAGGTCGGTACCGTCGATGTCGGTGTCGATGTCGATGTCGATCATCGTGGTGTACTGGTGTCTCAGCTCGTTTTACGTTCGTGTCGAAACGGTCTGATCGAGGATCTTGTTCCGATAGCCCGTCGCCTTATAGGACAGCTCGTCCGTACCGGTTATCTGCGATGCGGCTCGGAGTCGTCGCGCTTTTTCGACGAAACTGGCGAACTGTTCGGTCGCCCCCTCGTTGTAGTAGGCTGTGAGTTCGCTCGCCGTCTCGGCGTCGAACGGTGCGTCTTCATCGGCTCGGAACGACGTATTGACGATCGGCGGATGGACGATCGTGTTGTGGCGCATCCACGACGTCATGATCTTCATCGGGTAGGTGCTCGATTTCTGGGGCGGTCGGACGACGTAGGCGGCCAAAGGCAGGTTGTGAAGCCGCCAGTCGTCACGACGGATATACCGTGTTCGTTCGAGCAGCGTCTGATAAGTGTCGTCGATCCCCGACGCGTCGGCGTCGTATGCCGCAATCACCAGCGCGTCGTTACGCATTAGTTCTCCGTGGAGGCGTTGAAGATCATCCTCTGTCCACCGAGCTTCGTCGAGATCGTCATCGATGATACATTTGTAATCTTTCCCTTCGTCAGAGACCGCTTCGACTTTCGCCGGTGTCGGACATACATCACATCCGATACACGCTTGGACGTACGCTTCCGTGAAATCGATCACGTTGAACGCCACGTTTCCCACGGGATCGATCCGAGAAATCGTCTGTTCCACGCTCGACCGCACGATGTCGTCGCGGTCTCGCGTGAGTATCACGCCGATCCGAAACGGATCGGGGGTCGACTCCGCAACCCGGGATGCTTCGGCCGTGTGTGCGATGTTTCGAAGTTGGGCCACACTGCTTACTCGGAGACCGGTTCCCATGCTCGTCTCTAGCCCGAAGTCGTCCGTGGTGACGTCACCGATATCACCACCCCAGCCGGTACCGCCGTACTGGCACGTTTTGGGTCCATTGCCCACGATGTACGCCCCATGATCGAGACTCTCGAACAAGGCGTACACGTTCGTCGTCTCCTGTCCTCCGTTGCGTTTCGAACCACACGAAACGGTCCCGACCACTTTCCCGGAGAGGAGATCACGGTCGGCAGCGAAGTTCAGAAACGTATGCATCAACGATGACCGGTCACCGAAGTAGACGGGGCTGCCGAGAACGATCCCGTCGGCCCGCTCAAGCGCGTCAGCAAGCGGTGCCATCCGGTCGCGGTCGAGATGCACGTCCGCATACGACTCATCGAGACCGGCGTAGCTGGTGAGTTTGTGGAACTCGATGTCAGCTATCTCTTTGGCTCCATACAGAGCCGTGAGAACCAGCGCATCGCTGTTCGTGACGACACGGTCGTTCTGATCGGTCAATGCCTGAACGTGTGGTTTTATTTCCCCGAGGAAATCGTCGTGGTAGATATCTCGGTGTTCGAGCTGCTCGATCCCGTCGATGAGATCCTCCGTCGATACGTTGCGGTCGACACCGTCGACAGCGTCGTCGATTCCCGCTCGGTTGCGAATACTTCCGGCGATCCCGACCACATGAATGTCACCCGTCATGTCTTTTCTCTTTACTATAGATGAAACAGCCAATCAGTTAAATGATGTGGAAAATACAGGTTTTTTTACTGCGAGTTTGTAAGGAACCCACGCAAAATGTTCTCACCGGCGTATGAGTAATGCCAGACACCGACTCTGATTCACTACATCTGTTACGTGGAGCGGGTCGATTCAAGGGTATACTCCGGTTCGATTTCGGCCATTACTCGGTCTGCGATGATCTCTGTTCCGTTTTCGAACTCCGGGAGTGGTGGGGGATTGACGACGCACTCTGTGACTTCGCGGCTCGTTTCGGCGACCGCAAATCCGTCCGTTCCTTTCAGGAGCCGAGTGACACCGCGTTGCTCGTCGGTAAACGGACGGACCACACAGGGAGTACCCGCGACGGCGGCTTCCATCACCGTCGAGTATCCCGAGCAGACGACGGTTGTGGCCGAAGCGATATACGGAAACAGAGACGCCACAGGTTCCCACGCCGAGCCACCGACGCGTGTAACGTTCCGGCCCCTCGTTCGGAGCTGCGACGCGAGTGCGGTAACGCCGCTTGAGTAAACGCTCGGTACGATCAACACGTCGATCTCCGGCGTATCGCTGTCGCCTTCCAATGCGATCGGCGGAACGCGGGTGACTCCATTTGGATCGGCGCGACATGGTTCCCAAACGGCGGGATAAAAAAATGACCGTGCGACCAGTCGGTGATATCGCGTGAGAACAGTCGTCGCTGTGCGTTCGAGCAGTTGCGTGTACAGCTCCGGCGTGTTGTGAGTAAGATAGTACACTGGCGTTCGAGTAAGCGTTGCGGCCATCGTGGCGAACATGTCGTCGGTCACGACCGCCACCGGTGATTCACGACGAAGCCACCCCGCTAAGTCGTACACCCGACGAACCGCGTTCGGAACGCTGTTAGTGATGACACCACCCCTGTCGAACTGGCGGGTGTCGATGAAATCTACTGGGGTCGGCACGTACGGCTCGTATCCGTTCATCCGAACGAATCGCGTTCCTGGACCTCCACTAGCAACTGTAACGGTTGCCCCTCGTTCTTCTAAGGCCCAAGCAACAGCAAGCATCCGCGTCGCGTGACCGGCACCCTCCGGATAGTGTGCGACGGCAATTCGTGGTGTCATCGATTGAGTTGTGTTACAGCAGGTTCAAGTAGACTTGGATATCGCCCGCAGTGATCGCCGTTCAAAAAGTTGTTTATATTATATTTATATTATTAAACAGCAGTGGATTGTCAGTGTCGCGCCATCGGGACGGTGATGGCAGCAACATCTGACTGACACACGGGAGTTAAGCCGGTGCCGAGGAAGATATCGATATGGATCACAAACACCACCGGTACGGGAAATCGACGGAGCTCCCGAGCCACGAGGTAACGGAGGGTCCCGACCGTGCTCCTCACCGGGCGATGTTTCGAGCGATGGGATACGACGACGAGGATTTCTCCGAACCGATGGTCGGAATCGCCAACCCAGCGGCCGATATCACGCCGTGTAACGTCCATCTCGACGACGTCGCAGAGGCTGCGGTCGAAGGAGTCGAGCAGGCAGAGGGGATGCCGATCGAGTTCGGTACCATCACGATTTCCGACGCCATCTCGATGGGGACCGAAGGAATGAAAGCCTCCCTCGTCTCGCGGGAAGTGATCGCTGACTCGGTCGAACTCGTCGCGTTTGGTGAGCGGATGGACGCACTCGTCACTGTCGCCGGCTGTGATAAGAACCTTCCGGGAATGATGATGGCAGCCATCCGTACCGATCTCCCCAGCGTGTTCTTGTACGGTGGATCGATCCTTCCGGGAGAACACGACGGTCGGGAGGTAACCGTCCAGAACGTGTTCGAGGGAGTCGGTGCGGTGGCGTCAGACGATATGTCCGAGACGGAACTCGCTGAACTCGAACACGATGCGTGTCCGGGCGCAGGTTCCTGTGGCGGGATGTTCACCGCGAACACGATGGCGTCGATCAGCGAGGCGCTCGGTCTTGCTCCGTTAGGAAGCGCGAGTGCCCCTGCTGAATCCGAGGGGCGATACGATATCGCACGACGGGCGGGCGAGATCGCCCTCGATGCCGTTCGCAACGACCGAACGCCCTCTTCGATCCTCTCGAAGGAATCGTTCGAGAACGCGATCGCGGTGCAGGTAGCGATGGGCGGTTCGACGAACGCCGTGCTTCATCTCCTTGCGCTGGCCGCTGAGGCGGGAATCGATCTGTCGATCGAGGAGTTCGACGCAATTTCCCGCCGAACGCCCAAAATCGTCAACCTCCAGCCCGGTGGCACGCGGGTGATGAAAGATCTCCACGACATCGGTGGCGTTCCGATCGTCGTTCGGCAGTTGTTGTCGGCCGGACTGCTCCACGGGGATGCGATGACTGTTACCGGTCGCACTGTCGCCGAGGAGATCGAACAGCTCGATCTGCCGGCCGAGGAGTCGATCGACGCGGACTTTCTCCGTCCCGTTTCCGATCCGTTCACCGAGGAGGGCGCTATCAAGATCTTGAAAGGGAACCTCGCGCCCGACGGCGCGGTGTTAAAGGCTACCGGCGACGACGCGTTCCACCATCAGGGTCCCGCTCGGGTCTTCGAAACCGAAGAGGACGCGATGGCGTACGTCCAAGAGGGCGGTATCGAGAGCGGGGATACGATCGTCATCCGGAACGAAGGTCCTCGCGGCGGACCGGGAATGCGCGAAATGCTCGGCGTAACGGCGGCTGTCGTCGGTCAGGGTCACGAGGATGACGTTGCGCTGCTCACGGACGGGCGTTTTTCCGGTGCGACCCGCGGACCGATGATCGGTCACGTCGCTCCGGAAGCGTTCGTCGGCGGACCCATTGCCGCCATCGAGGACGGCGACACCATCACGATCGACATCCCTGATCGCACGATCGCGGTCGACTGTTCGGACGCGGAACTCGATCGTCGTCTCGATGTGATCGACACCCCTGAACCGGCGTACACCTCTGGTGTGCTTGCGAAGTACGGGATGGCGTTCGATTCGGCTGCCAACGGGGCGGTCACTAACCCCAAAGCGAAGCGGGAGTGATCGGTGCTCGATCGGGACCTCCGCCTTCGCTACTCGTCTCCATCGAGTGCTGGATCGGATCCCAGATCTCGTGCGGCCGTGGGTCGTGGTGTTACCGGCCCACCACGGAACAGATCCGTGACGACGAGCCGAATGGCTTGTAAGGAGAACACGAGAATGATCGGTCCGAGAAACAGCCCATACCAGCCAAAGAACAGCCCTCCGAACACGTACGCGAAGATCATCAGCCCCACGTGGATCTTTCGGCCGGCGATGTACGGCTGGATGAACGTTTGGGGCAAGAAGTCGAGAAACAGAAACGCGACTGCAACGAACAACGCGGGGTACACCAGCAGGGTCTCGTTCGTTTGTCCTGCGAGGATCAACAGGTAGGCGGTGATCGGCACGTAGATGAGTTTGCCGACGACGATCGGAATGATGCTCGCAATCCCCGTCAACAGCGCCAACAGCGTGGGGACCGGGATCGTCACCGCAGACGGTGCAACGGCGTTGTACAGGTTGTACCACACGATGGAGCCGAGCGTGATCATCACGATGGCGATCACGTTGGCGAAGTACACCGATTCGAGATCCGTATCGACCGCGCTCGCGTACGCGTACGCCGCGCTGTCAGTGCCGACTTCCTCTCGAAACCACGCCTCGATGCGGGCACCGTCCCGAAGCAAGTAGTAGACGATGGCGAGGATCATCGCCAGATGGATGAGCGCGTTCGAGATAGCTAGCACGACCTCAATGCTGGTCGATAAGATCCCCTGAAGAGGTCTGGACTGACGGAGCTGATCAGTCAGCGAGAGCACTGTCTGGGGATCTTCGAGCAGCCGAGAAACGTCGACGTACGGGGTGATCGCTTGCCTGACCTGATCTGTGAGAACCATGTTGAGACCTTCGAGTCCGATGAGGAACGTGTAGGTGAGAAAGGCGAGTATCGGAATGAACACGAGAAACAGGGTGGTGATGGCTGCGAGTCGCCGGGCGTTCGTGAAGCGTCTGATGCGCCGGTTGATCGGCCGCATCGCGTAGTAGAAGAATATCCCGAACACGATCGTTCCGATGAAGGCGTGTGCGATGACGATCAGTATCAAGGTGAGGACGATCACCAGCGCCCACCACGGGCGCAGGCTCGGATCGCCGTTGAGAAAGCCGTTCACGGGAATCGCCTCCGTGGGTGAGCTGCTGGTGCCGTTGTTGATCGTTCCATATCGGGTTGTCGTCTGGGACCCACTTGAGTGTCTGTCCTTGCTGATTAGCTCTCGCTGTCGATCCGTTCGTGTGGTTCGTCGCTGTTGCTGGGCACACTGTTTCAGGGACTGTTCGCGGCTCGGTGAGCATCGCGGAGGCAGATGCTCACTCGTTGCCGATCGGCTCGTCGGCTCCACCGACGGCGTTGATCCGGCTGTTCAGGTCGATGGGCTCCAACCGCAACAGCACGTCGATGGTTCCCAACGGGTTGACGGCTCGCGCTGGCCTGTTCGGTCTTGTTGAACTCCCGGTACGGTGGGTATGACAGCAGTGCGTCTCGTCCGACTCGTGCATGCTGTCTCTTCCTGCCGTGTTTTCGGTGTCTGATATCTGTATGTATGAATTCGTTTATCGGGTGTGATCGGCAGATTTCAGTGCCTTGGTCAGTGCTGGCACAGTTGAAAGCAACACTCGAGATGTCGTGTATGGCCTGTTGGATGGTTTCAATGCCTTCGTCGCTGCTGGCACAGTTGAAAGTGATCAACACGTCATAACACCATACGTTTCGTGCAGTTTCAATGCCTTCGTCGCCGCTGGCACAGTTGAAAGCTACGGACTGGCGGCGGCTCGAAGCAAGTCCTCGTTTCAATGCCTATCGTCGCCGCTGGCACAGTTGAAAGCGAAGACTTTCAGAGTGTGTTTCTCCACGAGTACGGTTTCAATGCCTTCGTCGCCGCTGGCACAGTTGAAAGATTACAACTGGTCTCTACGAATTACGAACAGATCGTTTCAATGCCTTCGTCGCCGCTGGCACAGTTGAAAGAGGGGGTGAAAATCCATGGAGAACCCAAATAAAGCTTTCTCCATCGGTCTCAGCGCCACCCGTCTTCGTGGACCCCCCCCTGTACACGGACGTTATAAAGGTCCACGAAGGACCAGCAACACTGTCCGGATCCGGTCAGACGAGATCGAACTCGACGCCGTCGGTGACCGCTGTGACTACGGCGTCACACAGCTGGCAGTCCGGAGCACTCACGGTTTCCTCGCTCTCCGTTTCGACGCCGATGCGGAGCGAGGCCTCACAGCCACACGCCGGGCATTCGTCGGTTTTGGCCC
The sequence above is drawn from the Halocatena salina genome and encodes:
- a CDS encoding DUF5779 family protein, with the translated sequence MDTFDLDLLAAEDQLDEEDVENRVVLGILDGTTPPSEWIGSIRDGYVLVLAIEGDLNELAADFARTIKDMGGHLVHFRGFLIITPPGIHVDTDQL
- a CDS encoding VOC family protein; this encodes MSWSLRWLALEVKQLDRSVAFYQRHLDLPVRSEHETEIVLGAGTTDIVFRRPTSVPRGGIHTHFAVSTPATEYDDWWDRLSTPFDLTEAEFPTGKSLYFYDPDGNCVEIGQSTDDTGEGITGVFEIVLEVEDLDRAESFYEAIGFTIVDRGDDRRRTRLSTGEFDIELWEPQLGIANARGGVHVDFGIESGDQSPTTVLNRVESPLNVESLEDGVRVTDPDGHRLTLR
- a CDS encoding DUF4013 domain-containing protein, with the translated sequence MLGDALGFPTARSGWQKTVGVGGILLAVVQFGVRGVVRFSSWGRSLAFDSVSIAVVLTTVVVVLSGVVLVGYHVRVFRSAITVDPVLPSFRPVRGLLCTGLELCLVVFVYWAGFGTVLVGLGWAVIGGGSHSTIGDPTGATGALSPAERITGLTIALIAVVLAYASIVATARFAHVGHARSAIAVRSVLSVMFTSEFFVGFVLWSGILLVLGGVGVVLVSIAAGLFVVFYATVAATYALGRGYQAAIDPVTK
- a CDS encoding mRNA surveillance protein pelota; translation: MRITHREHVEGERERERITVVPESTDDLWHLSNVLEPGDAVGGDTHRRVRRDDDQLRDTGGEREHMYATVEVESVEFARFANRLRVSGVIVDCSREDQLDFHHTLNVEENEEIEITKRWKPDQLDRLTEAVEASENPDVAIATVEEGAAHVHTVAQYGAEERTSLTGPTGKGEYARSRMELFAELTAVLSRMDVDAIILAGPGFTKQDAYAYIEENARDLTELITLVDTSAVGDRGVHEVLKRGAVEDVQAETRIAREAELIDRLMEEIAQGAKATYGIDGVAEAAEYGAIETLLVVDDRLREERGGDGDWNRNVNDLLETVDQKGGDIVVFSGEYDPGEQLHNLGGIAAILRYRLE
- a CDS encoding MBL fold metallo-hydrolase, translated to MRVTFLGTGSALPNGKRFQTGLLLEHDRNCRTTDSGSDDGRSGPLLVDCGSGVVHALARTDVGYEGISTVLLTHHHLDHVSDLLVLLKARWLAGTDPLAVIGPPGTSELLDELLSVHEYLYDKVEITVREVEPGSFACSGFDVEAIETRHSMDCLAYRFEEGDSTFTFSGDSEAFDALGAFADGSDVLAHDCSFPDEIDVSNHPTPTQLGDSLAGRTIGQVLLTHLYPHTDGHHEEMLEAIQSHYEGDVKVARDGLCIEL
- a CDS encoding sodium:solute symporter family transporter, encoding MAETITGYIIVSIFSVILLSVGLYSARGGRIADFDDYSVAGRSVGLGLGIGTLLASWVTASTIIAAPQIAYELGYLGAIGYAMGGLGLILFAPMAKRLRRMMPDGTTVTDFFLERYDKKNYYLFLVFFFTLVFMNSAQLPIAAGTLLEVVFDIPYHVGMLIATVPVVIYILAGGLRSSLSTDYLQTLGIIILLLVFVPLVLLTVSPSQIASGMATSDPDTVSLTAPEGLLWTISAVFFLFGLILMLNSFWQRLFAFDEAQVTKAYVIAGISWAAIPLLTGIFGFVARAQGIAIENINQVAPLIITRLFSPAVAVAFAVLVYLAFSSSLDTRVNGMAVLSAHELYYKHFNPTASNERMIRAGQVATAVFGVFVIAIGWTQPALIDIIVVLSPINAAYVPAFVLGAFWDKTSSDAVFVGTLLASIFGVYGTLGPFIGMWQSPTLPINTEYMTTTICFCVSSGIIVVGSLLFPETYDFDRLARIRSSVREGADD